In one window of Arachis ipaensis cultivar K30076 chromosome B06, Araip1.1, whole genome shotgun sequence DNA:
- the LOC107645389 gene encoding uncharacterized protein LOC107645389 encodes MERPNGRKIILRFNNAKQAIGNEARLLSGVLGLLGSYFGKFPICEESWRKITTKDKVYNECVKQIFHFDEDSEGTIKKNILKVMEKFWKETRLRLYNDFFEPTFMTEQNIEHRPPGIDREYWRWFLDYRAKAEMKEKCRKNAKNRSKQLYTHTGGLKSFARRMEEESEQHGEKSR; translated from the exons ATGGAACGGCCTAACGGTAGAAAGATCATACTCAGGTTCAACAATGCAAAGCAAGCAATTGGAAACGAAGCTAGACTGTTGAGTGGCGTGCTTGGTCTGCTAGGATCTTACTTTGGAAAATTTCCTATCTGTGAGGAAAGTTGGCGTAAGATTACCACTAAGGACAAAGTTTATAACGAATGTGTCAAG CAAATTTTCCACTTTGATGAAGATAGCGAAGGAactattaagaaaaatattttgaaagttATGGAGAAGTTTTGGAAGGAAACAAGGCTCAGGTTGTATAATGATTTTTTCGAGCCAACGTTCATGACTGAACAAAATATTGAGCATCGTCCGCCGGGAATCGATCGAGAGTATTGGAGATGGTTCCTTGACTATCGTGCCAAAGCTGAGATGAAG GAGAAGTGCAGGAAAAATGCAAAGAATCGATCAAAACAACTATATACTCACACTGGCGGTTTGAAAAGCTTTGCACGGCGGATGGAAGAAGAG TCGGAACAACATGGGGAGAAGAGTCGATAG